The following proteins are co-located in the Campylobacter concisus genome:
- a CDS encoding RNA pyrophosphohydrolase: MQKKYRPNVAAVILSSLYPFKCEILVAKRVDMDDIWQFPQGGIDEGESPKQALKRELKEEIGTDKIDILDEYPQWLSYDFPANAAKKFYPFDGQTQKYFLVRLKNGASINLKTEHPEFSEYKFVDFGRSLEGINHFKKPIYEKVLSYFKEKGYF, encoded by the coding sequence ATGCAAAAAAAATACAGACCAAATGTGGCAGCTGTTATTTTGTCTAGCTTGTATCCATTTAAATGTGAAATTTTAGTCGCAAAAAGGGTGGATATGGATGATATTTGGCAGTTTCCTCAAGGCGGAATAGACGAAGGTGAGAGTCCAAAGCAGGCTTTAAAAAGGGAGCTTAAAGAAGAGATCGGAACTGATAAAATCGATATCTTAGATGAGTATCCGCAGTGGCTAAGCTACGACTTTCCAGCTAATGCGGCAAAGAAATTTTATCCATTTGATGGACAGACGCAAAAATATTTTTTGGTTAGACTTAAAAATGGTGCCAGCATAAATTTAAAGACAGAGCATCCCGAGTTTAGTGAATATAAATTTGTAGATTTTGGTAGAAGTTTAGAGGGAATAAATCACTTTAAAAAGCCTATTTATGAAAAGGTTTTGAGTTATTTTAAAGAGAAAGGATATTTTTGA
- a CDS encoding AraC family transcriptional regulator has product MINLDKKYGTSKISQKEKQVSVEFFKQSSGISYLKSEILCNGRIKIDRQKSKKYLFLMFNEAKNDLCFKLDRKEYILNKDEFCIGLVNDDFKGIFEYQNKFYKTKTLLFDESYENKLEIFAGLRFDDKFELLKYKKDLAQICVLNELETTNLYEGAMREIFTESKILELIYKSKIQKESEISLNSDEEKTLLKAKTILLSRMQNPPSIKELAHLCGTNDFWLKKNFKLFFKDTIYQLLAKERLKLAFTLLEQNDISIKEAANIVGYTNAAHFAKIFKINFGFLPSKLLKTKNYF; this is encoded by the coding sequence ATGATAAATTTAGACAAAAAATATGGAACGAGCAAAATATCTCAAAAGGAAAAACAAGTAAGCGTGGAGTTTTTCAAGCAAAGCAGCGGTATTAGCTATCTAAAAAGTGAAATTTTATGTAATGGCAGGATAAAAATAGATCGTCAAAAGTCTAAAAAATACCTATTTTTAATGTTTAATGAGGCTAAAAACGATCTTTGCTTTAAGCTTGATAGAAAAGAGTATATTTTAAACAAAGATGAATTTTGCATTGGGCTTGTTAATGACGATTTTAAAGGCATCTTTGAGTATCAAAATAAATTTTATAAGACAAAAACACTACTTTTTGATGAAAGTTATGAGAATAAGCTTGAGATATTTGCTGGACTTAGATTTGATGATAAATTTGAGCTTTTGAAATATAAAAAAGATTTAGCTCAAATTTGCGTTTTAAATGAACTTGAGACGACAAATTTATATGAAGGCGCAATGAGGGAAATTTTTACCGAGTCAAAAATTTTAGAGCTTATTTATAAAAGCAAAATACAAAAAGAGAGCGAAATTTCACTTAATAGTGACGAAGAAAAGACTCTTTTAAAGGCTAAAACGATCTTGTTAAGTCGTATGCAAAATCCTCCAAGCATCAAAGAGCTAGCTCATCTTTGTGGCACAAATGACTTTTGGCTAAAGAAAAATTTTAAGCTATTTTTCAAAGATACGATCTATCAACTCTTAGCAAAAGAGCGTCTAAAACTTGCTTTTACTCTTTTAGAGCAAAATGATATAAGTATAAAAGAAGCTGCAAATATCGTAGGCTATACAAATGCTGCACATTTTGCAAAAATTTTTAAGATAAATTTTGGCTTTTTGCCAAGCAAACTCTTAAAGACTAAAAACTACTTTTAA
- a CDS encoding PepSY-associated TM helix domain-containing protein: MFKIWRKFHLILALIFALPLLIISISGAIISYHDEIIEAFSKDEIDIATNKSALKIDEILKVFSKTWPNFNLSYIKIKGKINRAYVVSGTSENGEFKSFFIDPYTGEVVSENSVEKFIGLALNLHKNLGLALFKNENLSKFASELVAISTLALLVILITGVLIHFWRFRSKIISAFKLNLKAKKFAFLYSLHGFLGLYLGAILFIICVSGLYFSYESFAKVINQICGEQKVFKKPNFTSKNGFSLNDEQKVENLQKAYEIFTLKFGNEFDALNFILNKDGVKFMIFYLPKGASESDGVRLAVDTASGEILKNTMPKSFEIYKFMLDLHAGYTFKEAGKFIFFMASCGVGVLLFSGYVIYYKRRKK; encoded by the coding sequence ATGTTTAAAATTTGGCGAAAATTTCACTTAATTTTAGCTCTTATATTTGCTTTGCCGCTTTTGATAATCTCAATTAGTGGAGCGATTATTTCGTACCATGATGAGATAATTGAGGCTTTTAGCAAAGATGAGATAGACATAGCAACTAATAAAAGTGCTTTAAAAATAGATGAAATTTTAAAGGTCTTTAGTAAGACTTGGCCAAATTTTAACCTTAGTTATATAAAGATAAAAGGTAAGATAAATAGGGCTTATGTAGTAAGTGGCACAAGCGAGAATGGCGAGTTTAAGTCGTTCTTTATAGATCCATATACGGGCGAGGTAGTCTCTGAAAATAGTGTGGAAAAATTTATAGGCCTAGCTTTAAATTTACATAAAAATCTAGGACTAGCTCTATTCAAAAATGAAAATTTATCTAAATTTGCAAGTGAGCTAGTGGCGATTTCAACGCTTGCACTACTTGTGATTTTAATAACCGGGGTGCTGATACATTTTTGGAGATTTAGAAGTAAAATTATTAGCGCCTTTAAGCTAAATCTAAAGGCAAAGAAATTTGCATTTTTATATTCGCTGCATGGATTTTTAGGGCTTTATTTAGGAGCCATTTTGTTTATTATCTGTGTTAGCGGTCTATACTTTTCTTATGAGAGCTTTGCTAAGGTCATAAATCAAATTTGTGGCGAGCAAAAGGTATTTAAAAAGCCAAATTTTACTAGCAAAAATGGTTTTAGCCTAAATGATGAGCAAAAGGTAGAAAATCTTCAAAAAGCTTATGAAATTTTTACTTTAAAATTTGGAAATGAGTTTGATGCTTTAAATTTTATTCTCAATAAAGACGGCGTAAAATTTATGATCTTTTACTTACCAAAAGGAGCTAGTGAGAGTGACGGCGTTAGGCTTGCGGTCGATACGGCAAGTGGAGAAATTTTAAAAAATACCATGCCAAAATCTTTTGAAATTTATAAATTTATGCTTGATTTGCACGCTGGATATACATTCAAAGAGGCTGGAAAATTTATCTTTTTTATGGCTTCTTGTGGAGTTGGCGTGCTACTTTTTAGTGGCTATGTGATTTACTACAAACGGCGTAAAAAGTAG
- a CDS encoding HobA family DNA replication regulator, with amino-acid sequence MQDFIQWTLKAIRDEGPLMSWMEERRVEWTPLLASRLKFLLEGRAFITISDEERRWFETYLLKKMNHSKSIRPFLPFFSLRSLYPSLDEIETNEQKQLLKDMLSLAFPNGYLFFYIGKSLDRYANLAKSDEDSYMWLFDEQAQNSFTLSSSDENLDVKLISLCKIFDKSIDAALFAKVIL; translated from the coding sequence ATGCAAGATTTTATTCAGTGGACATTAAAGGCTATTAGGGACGAAGGCCCTTTGATGAGCTGGATGGAGGAAAGGCGTGTTGAATGGACGCCTTTGCTCGCATCTAGGCTTAAATTTTTACTTGAAGGAAGGGCTTTTATAACTATAAGTGATGAAGAGCGAAGATGGTTTGAAACTTATCTTTTAAAAAAGATGAACCATTCAAAAAGCATAAGGCCGTTTTTGCCATTTTTTAGCCTAAGATCGCTTTATCCATCACTTGATGAGATAGAGACAAATGAGCAAAAGCAGCTTCTAAAAGATATGCTAAGTCTTGCTTTCCCAAACGGATACTTGTTTTTTTATATCGGAAAGAGCCTTGATAGATATGCGAATTTAGCCAAAAGTGATGAGGATAGTTATATGTGGCTATTTGACGAGCAGGCACAAAATAGCTTTACTCTTAGCTCAAGTGATGAAAATTTAGACGTTAAACTAATAAGCCTTTGCAAAATTTTTGATAAAAGCATCGATGCTGCGCTCTTTGCTAAGGTGATA
- a CDS encoding aspartate kinase, translating to MLIVQKFGGTSVGTLERIEAVANRVIETKNSGADVVVVVSAMSGVTNQLVEYSEYFSKHPDGVATDMLLSSGEQVTTALLTIALNAKGYVCVGMTGAMAGIITDDIHTKARIERIETARLKAELKAGKIVVVAGFQGIDEKGNITTLGRGGSDLSAVALAGALDADLCEIFTDVDGVYTTDPRIEKKAKKLEKISYDEMLELASAGAKVLQNRSVELAKKLNVKLITRSSFNHNEGTLIAKEDDNMEAVLVSGIALDKNQARVTLRGVVDKPGIAAEIFTALAHENINVDMIIQNVGHDGTTNLGFTVPQNELELAKETMQKLSAAKHIEFDDAIVKVSVIGVGMKSHSGVACLAFETLAKEGINIQMISTSEIKISMIVDQKYGELAVRVLHDAYKLDK from the coding sequence ATGTTGATCGTTCAAAAATTTGGCGGAACTAGCGTAGGAACACTTGAACGCATCGAAGCTGTGGCAAATAGAGTCATTGAGACAAAAAATAGCGGTGCAGACGTAGTTGTGGTAGTTTCTGCGATGAGCGGAGTTACAAATCAATTGGTTGAATATAGTGAGTATTTTTCAAAACATCCAGATGGTGTCGCCACTGATATGCTTTTAAGCTCTGGAGAGCAAGTAACGACCGCGCTTTTAACGATCGCACTTAATGCAAAAGGCTATGTGTGTGTGGGTATGACAGGTGCGATGGCAGGCATAATTACTGATGATATTCACACAAAAGCAAGGATCGAAAGGATAGAGACTGCTAGGCTAAAAGCCGAGCTAAAAGCTGGCAAAATCGTAGTTGTAGCTGGCTTTCAAGGTATAGATGAAAAAGGTAATATCACAACCCTTGGTAGAGGCGGTAGTGACCTTAGTGCAGTTGCATTAGCAGGGGCGCTTGATGCTGATCTATGCGAAATTTTTACCGATGTTGATGGCGTTTATACGACAGATCCAAGGATAGAAAAAAAGGCAAAAAAACTTGAGAAGATAAGCTATGATGAGATGCTAGAGCTCGCTTCTGCTGGCGCAAAGGTACTACAAAATCGCTCAGTCGAGCTAGCAAAAAAACTAAATGTAAAACTCATTACAAGAAGTAGCTTTAATCACAACGAAGGTACATTAATAGCAAAGGAAGATGACAATATGGAAGCAGTTTTAGTAAGCGGAATAGCACTAGATAAAAATCAAGCAAGAGTAACTCTAAGAGGCGTAGTTGATAAGCCTGGCATCGCAGCAGAAATTTTTACAGCTTTAGCTCATGAAAACATAAACGTAGATATGATAATCCAAAACGTAGGACATGACGGCACTACAAATTTAGGCTTTACAGTGCCACAAAATGAGCTTGAACTAGCAAAAGAGACTATGCAAAAGCTCTCAGCTGCAAAACATATAGAATTTGATGACGCGATCGTGAAAGTTTCAGTTATTGGCGTCGGCATGAAAAGCCATAGCGGTGTAGCATGTTTAGCGTTTGAAACGCTTGCAAAAGAGGGTATAAATATCCAAATGATCTCAACAAGCGAGATAAAAATTTCAATGATCGTTGATCAAAAATATGGTGAGCTAGCGGTTCGCGTACTTCACGATGCTTATAAGCTAGATAAATAA
- a CDS encoding TonB-dependent receptor domain-containing protein encodes MKSALKISICAAIFINLPLFANEDKVLPEVKVVSATGFEQNIKDAPATLSVITKEALEKKNHKDIESMTKDIPSLFGTTPEAANRRGISIRGFSPRFTKILVNGMPVPGDNAYKGLRSVGGSYSFIPPASAISRIEVIRGPMSSLYGSDALGGVINIITDEFSNEFGANLGSSYKFARNKNISGELYNSLYLHSGLIDDVLSVSVYGKNLNKSEDKISYANREQKDRNFGAKLFLKPNENNDLTLELARSDVKYKRTKGKTLSTGTNSVASERIKGDVINLSHEARLDNILLQSYLSYGKIKEIAQQNLTLKTLNFDTKGSYFTDNNAFTLGLNAKKEKLDEKATTADAANVKRYDVSLYGEDDYHLTKDFILSTGIRYNYDENYGSHVSPRIYGIYNLNDFFALKGGVSTGYATPDIKQRTQDLALPFAGGRGAQLGRSSLKPETSVSYEFGGVYNNNEGFETSLTGFYTSFKDMLSYRPICSRGSVCRHKGKIYPNGIWESINIGKAEIYGVELTNEWQVTNALRLNQSYVYTKSKQKDGSEVGKSLNNYPLHTFKFGANYELNRWLNFWSQINYYGRTKNSFSYADDMRAYVIADLGINYNVTKNFSLNLSVYNLFNEFFTTRSGRYDVLIVDGQKIELGFNLKF; translated from the coding sequence GTGAAAAGTGCATTAAAAATTTCTATTTGTGCGGCAATTTTTATAAATTTACCGCTTTTTGCAAATGAAGATAAGGTTCTGCCAGAAGTTAAAGTAGTTAGTGCGACAGGATTTGAGCAAAATATCAAAGACGCACCAGCAACGCTTAGTGTTATAACTAAAGAGGCATTAGAAAAGAAAAATCACAAAGATATCGAGAGTATGACAAAGGATATCCCAAGTCTTTTTGGAACTACTCCCGAAGCGGCAAATAGACGAGGAATTTCTATACGTGGATTCTCACCAAGATTTACTAAAATTTTAGTAAATGGCATGCCAGTACCAGGCGATAACGCCTATAAAGGGCTTAGAAGCGTTGGAGGCTCATATAGTTTCATCCCACCAGCAAGTGCGATAAGCCGTATCGAAGTGATACGTGGACCTATGAGCTCGCTTTATGGAAGTGACGCACTAGGCGGAGTTATAAATATCATTACAGATGAGTTTAGTAATGAATTTGGTGCAAATCTTGGCTCAAGCTACAAATTTGCAAGAAATAAAAATATAAGTGGTGAGCTTTACAATAGCCTTTATTTGCACTCTGGACTAATTGACGATGTTTTAAGTGTTTCTGTTTATGGTAAAAATTTAAATAAATCAGAAGATAAAATTTCTTATGCAAACAGAGAGCAAAAAGATAGAAATTTTGGCGCGAAGCTCTTTTTAAAGCCAAATGAAAATAATGATCTTACGCTTGAGCTTGCAAGAAGCGATGTAAAATATAAAAGAACTAAAGGCAAAACACTATCAACTGGCACTAACTCAGTTGCTAGCGAGAGAATAAAAGGTGATGTGATAAATTTAAGCCACGAAGCAAGGCTTGATAATATCTTGCTTCAAAGCTATTTATCTTACGGCAAGATAAAAGAGATAGCACAACAAAATTTGACGCTAAAGACTCTAAACTTTGATACAAAAGGCTCATATTTTACCGATAATAATGCCTTTACATTAGGACTAAACGCTAAAAAAGAAAAGCTTGACGAAAAGGCCACCACAGCAGATGCGGCAAATGTAAAAAGATATGATGTTTCACTTTACGGCGAAGACGATTATCATCTTACAAAAGATTTTATCTTAAGTACTGGTATTCGCTATAACTACGATGAGAACTATGGCTCGCACGTTTCACCAAGAATTTATGGTATCTATAACTTAAATGACTTTTTTGCTCTAAAAGGCGGAGTTAGCACAGGTTATGCGACACCTGATATCAAGCAACGCACGCAAGATCTTGCTTTGCCATTTGCTGGAGGACGTGGAGCACAGCTTGGTAGAAGCAGCCTTAAGCCAGAGACAAGCGTAAGTTATGAATTTGGTGGCGTTTATAATAACAATGAAGGTTTTGAAACATCTTTAACTGGCTTTTACACAAGTTTTAAAGATATGTTAAGTTACAGACCTATCTGCTCAAGAGGCAGTGTTTGCAGGCATAAAGGCAAAATTTATCCAAATGGTATTTGGGAGAGTATAAATATCGGTAAGGCTGAAATTTACGGAGTTGAGCTAACAAATGAGTGGCAGGTGACAAATGCTCTTAGACTAAATCAAAGCTATGTTTATACAAAATCAAAACAAAAAGATGGATCAGAAGTTGGTAAAAGCTTGAACAACTATCCGCTTCATACATTTAAATTTGGAGCGAACTACGAGCTAAATAGATGGCTAAATTTCTGGTCACAGATAAATTATTATGGTAGAACTAAAAACTCATTTAGCTATGCTGATGATATGAGAGCTTATGTGATCGCAGATCTTGGCATAAACTACAATGTAACTAAAAATTTCAGCCTAAACTTAAGCGTTTATAATCTCTTTAACGAGTTTTTTACGACAAGATCAGGCAGATATGATGTTTTGATAGTTGATGGACAAAAGATCGAACTTGGCTTTAATCTAAAGTTTTAA